The region ataacattgccccggggggcatcatgttatagggtcagatcgctgatctgacactttgcacaccactgtgtcagatcagcgatctgacaggcagggctgtAGGCTTACCTGAGCAGGTgctggcaagccacctccctgcaggacccggaagcagccccacggccattttggatctggggcctgcagggagaaggaggtaggagaccctcggagcaacgcgagcacatcgcgttgctctgagggtcacaaggaagcacgcagggagccccctccctgcgcgatgcttccctataccactgaAACACTGCCATCATGTTTTccggtgttccgggggttaatgtgccaggagcggtctgtggccgcgcctggcacatagtgccggatgtcagctgcgatagtcagctgacacccggccgcgatcggccgtgccccccccatgagcgcggccgatcgcatatgacgtactatcccgtcggtggtcatacgggcccaccccacctcgatgggatagtacgtcatatgtcagaaagggattaataaAACAGTTATAACTGGTTTCTCCATTATCTTTTTCCAGTTTGCATAAAAATCAATGTTAGAAAGGTAACTTTTTGTATGTGTATTGTGGCCTTGGCATTATTGTATACCTATGACATTTTGACATTTGACAATCAATTAAAGGTGTAGTAAATTGCAAATAGAGAATGGTCTCACACATTtgggctcattattattattattatttatttacatagcaccattgattccatggtgctgtacatgagaaggggttacatacaaagtacagagatcacttacagtaagcacagTAACAATTACAgattgatacagaggggcgaggatcctgcctttgtgggcttacattctaccggATGgtagggatggagacaataggttgacggttgcaggagctccggtgttggtggggcagtagcttcggtagtggtgaggaggcagcagcgtcagtgcaggctgtaggctttcctgaagaggtggcttttcaggttccatctgaaggatccgaatgtggttgataatcggacgtgttggggcaaagaattccagaggatgagggatattcgggagaagtcttggaggtggttgggtgaggagcgaataagtgtggaggagagaaggaggtcttgggaggaccggagattacgtaagGGAAGATATCGGGGGATTAGTTGAGAgatatatggagaagacaggttatggatggctttgtaggtcagtaactggatacgctgagggaatgggagccaatgaagagatttgcagagggggaagcggaggagtagcaaggagagttaaggatggactggggaggtgcaagggtgttagcagggatgccacagaaaaggatgttgcagtagtcaaggaaagagatgatgagggcatgcacaagaattttagtagattgacggttgaggaaaggacggattctggagatatttttgagctggaggcgacaggaggaggaaagagtttggatgtgctgtttgaaggacagggcagagtcaagggttactccgaggcagcggacttccggtacgggggaaagcatggtgtcgttaattgcgatagataggtcaggtaaggaagatctatgagatggaggaaagatgatgagttcagatttgtccacattgagtttgaggaagggagaggagaagaaggaggatatggctgatagacactatgggattctggacagcagggaggtgatgtCTGggtcagaaaggtagatctgagtgtcatcagcataaaggtggtactggaatccatgggacttaattagttgtcccaggccaagtgtatagattgagaagagtaggggtcctagaacagagacttgggggactccaacagagagagggtgggatgaggaggtagtgtgggagtgggagacactgaatgtgcagttggaaaggtatgaggagatccaggatagggcaaggagaGGATCTGttataggaggcagtggtcaactgtgtcaaaagcagaggacaggtccagaaaGAGGAGTACAGAGTATAAGATTATAAATCCATGTTGCAAAGACAGAAAATATGGTATTCATATCATATATATAGCTAGATTCATTGCTTTTGGAGGTGAATATGGTGCCATACAGAGTCATTTTAAAGCCCCCAATACACATTAAATAGCTGCCACCCGAATGATCGGCTGACAGCTATCCCTCCCAAGTCCACCATAGACAAGAACACTCAGCTTGACTAAGCAGTCCTATATTCTCTATGAGAGTGCTGCCACTTGaaaagaacaaaaggatcagacgTTGAAATAAAACACGCTGGATACTTCTCAACCTTGATATCATCTGTTGCAGGAGAATCAGGAGGTCTCCTTACATATTAGACTGTTCACCATTCAGGCTGACATCGGTGGATTTGGCTAACTTTAGTGTCATGTGTATGGGGGCATTTAAGGGTCATTTACACTGGTCGATAATCTGTTGGATGCTAACGGTAATGACTTATCGTTCACAATAATTGCATATTGTGAATGAGTTGAGTGACTAATCTCAGTGTGAAAAATGCTCGTCCATCGTGGCTGAAATCGCTTAGATGAGCAAAACCAAATTCTTCTTTAATTTTTGAAAATTGCGTAATGCAAATAATGTTTGCTCATTCAACAATTTGACAAAACGGAAAAGTAGAAATTCAAGTCCTTAATAGGGTTGGCTGTGTTCCAAGGCAATAAATAGTTCAAAAATAGTTAGAGCAAAGGAATGAGTACACATTCGCAGATGGAGCTAGTACATATTCATAATTAGCGAAGAAAATTTAGCTTTAATTCGATTAAATATTATTTTTACAGTAACAACAGAAATGTCTGTATAATACTTTATGAGTTCACATATTTAAAAAATATGGTATCACTTATGGGATTTGAACATTGAACACAAATACCCTTCAGATTCTTTGTCTGTGTGTACACGGTGCACAATGCCCAATGTCACCATATAACGATTGCTATTCAACCACTTAATTCCCGATTCTCATCCTCTGCAAATATCTGTGTGAAATTGTTTGCCGGTCGTGAGTTACGATGGTATTATTCATCATCACTTAAACGATTATCTGCTTATCTAGACAAACCTTAAAGCAGAACACCTAGGATAGAGTATGAACACGTGGCATTGTTAGTGAGGAGACAAGGAGAAATCAAGCTACATTGTAATTATTTATTTCTAGATCTAATCAAATAAAATAGTTTAGAAGACCTATAATTAGTTTTTTTCTTCTTGGGTTTTGTATATGAAATGGTCACAGTGTTAATGTGCTCATACGCATGGTATATATACCAACTTATGTTCTGGCTCATTTTTATGGTTTttctgtagtttcttgtactttgtagaAACTGTCATGTCCCTCTTTTCTGAGCTAGACATTTCTTCTCTATAGCTTCCCATGGACAGGTGTCTGAACTAGTTGGGCTCCTGTCCTGCTCTCCCCTTAATCAAGTTGAAGTTGGCAGACAAAAGTATGGTTTTAATATACTAGAGATAGGATCAGACCATCCAAATTGGGTACACCTTCTCATGATGGGATTGTTTTTTTGATAAAAAATCACTAAGTACCCTATGATATTTTCTACTAAGTAAAATTGATAGATCAAAGTAAAGGCTGAAAAGATTGCAGCACTCACGTGAGCGATGATGCTTTACTGTCAGAACGCCACTCATCTAATATTGATGAtctctaaggataggccatcaagagTCTGATCCGAGAAAACCCCCTATAAAAACTTAGATCATAGAGGTCATAGGTCATGAATATTATATCATAAAGATACTGGTACACAAAGACCTAAATGCTAAATTTTTCGTGGGACCCACAGATGATCCTGAAGACCCCAGTCAGTTAAAACAGCTCTAAATACAATAATGTGATATTTATTTGCTAATAATAAACAGTTACAAAGAGAGATAATTACATTTTAATATAATTTACTGGGGAGTGAACTAGTGAATACAGTTTCAAAAGTTAATTAGTACTTTGCATCAACATACAGAGGAAGGAGTGCACAATGTAATCACACATTTTACAAAACATCTATTTATATGTCATTTGTTCATCAATTCTAAATTAtatatattgtttcttttttttatcacAGTGGCTTTTATTTTTAAAAGGTTTTTGTCAAATCTTACTCTTCGTGTAATAGGTCAGACCAAAATATCAGTATCTAAATAAGCTATACACGAGGTGGGGCTCTGGAAACAATTATCCAGGCTGGGCTACACTGTTTCCACAAGGTGTTTTTGTGATCACACTTCATGTCACCAGCACTTCGATGCAGATATCCCCACCCCAGCAATGAACGGCTGGGACGGGAATAACCCATTTAATTGAAAGATTCAATCTGTTGACTCACAAATATTCCTGCTAACACTATGGTAACAATATTCCTAGCCATTATATGACCATTATCACTCATTTTCAGTTCTCTCTACGCTATTGGATGTAGACAAATGGGTAATTTGCCTGCCTTagcctaagttcacactaggcatttttgctgcttttttatgcaaattttcagcagtttttacagtacctgcaaagccaatgagatttcagaaatctcatggacacagattgtttttttgtcatcaatattttgtgctttgcatggttttttggacatGGTGCATGTCACTTCTTCAGCGTTTCTCAGCCTTTGAAAgcaatgggtgatggaaaaatgcagacaaaatgaaaaaaattaggtACACTAGtatatgaaacccatttatttttgtgatttttccagGTTTAACATCTTGTCTTGGTCTCCTGAGATGGCAGTTGGGATTAATACAGTTTCATTAAATTATTAATGTGTACAAAGTAAACATTGGCCGACCAAGGTGTAAGATTGAACAATGCctgtggctgaccaaggtgtgagataGCGCAATGTGTGAGCAACTCAATGACTGATGCAAAGTGTGAAAGttaaacagtgtcctacaaactcaatatACTGCCAGGGTCTTAAGTAAATTATTCCAGACCAATTCACCTCTCCAGCTGctacatatgtatgtgtatattttcATGAATATATGTCTTGtattggtgacctgtgttcatgctACTTTGAGAtcctgaaaaaatgcaccaaaacgcataaaaaaatgcaCCCAAAATGCACCAAACATGCGTTTTTGACGAtgcttcttttctgccaagagtgcaggttttgctgcagaaaaaacgcagcaaaaatgcctatTGTGACCTTAGCATTATACTGCACAGATTGACATAAGGAATATCTGCTCACTTTTGTAACaaatgttcagaagcagcagcatagAAGACATTATGCAGCGGTattgagcagtacatctgtgaagccATCTGTGAAATAATGCTCTTACTTGAATGTAGCAGCAATGACTGAGTCTGTTAGCCTTTTTATCACTTTGCCTGTCCTATTTACTCTTGCTTTGTGCTTGGCCAGTGTAGAGTGACTATTCAGTAGCCCTGTTTCATTCCTGGGACTTGTGGCTCTTTCCAGTCCAATAGCTATGGGCTTCTTCCTGCGATCAACACTGGATGAGGCTGCTCTCTACCATAACATTTGGGCAAATTTAACAATCACTTAGGTTCTAAAAATTAATTTTATCCAGCATAAAATATTTTAGTGTACAATCCTGAAATATTTCTCAATACAATTTTACTTTTTACTAAATTCAGCTTTGGTTGAACTGCCATATTGAATTTTAGGTATTGCTCATAACACTTTCCTAAAAACTGGAAAAAATATTGTAAATAATTTAGAAATTAAAAAGAAAAGTTACAAGTTCCGTTTTGTTGATTGAGCGTGACTAATGTGTACACAGATCCGGTGCTACTTTTCTGACCAGGGGTATAATGTCCATTTCTTGAGTTGAGGTTGGAAGATGACGTTTCGGTTCTAAAAATCTGAGCTTGTGATTTACAGCAGCCAAGTTTACTCATTAAAGCATAAAAGTCTTTACGAAAAGCTTTTGTAAAAAAGGCGTACAAAAATGGATTAGCACATGAATTAATGGGGTAAAAAAGAACTAAAAGAATCTTGGAGTTGGAGACGGTTATTAGAGGGACCTTGAGTGATGCGGAAATTGCAAAGAAGGAAATGGGAGCTGTGCATAGAAAATTTGTGAATATTAATATTGCCATACGTATTGCAGTCTTTGTATCGCTGTTTGAAGAAATCATATCAGGATTACGTACAGTCATGTATATATGGGCATAGCAGATACAAATAGCCACAAATGCTAATACATTAAGTACTAGTAGAAATATGATGTAAGCTTGTGAAGGTATAGTTTCAATGTCCATCGGTAGGCAAATACTAACCTTCATGTAGCTACTAATGCCAACAATAGGGAGTAGAGCCACAACAAAAGCAAATATCCACCCAGAAATCATAATGATGAAAGCATGCCGAAACCGAACCTTACGTTGTAGCTGCATTGCATAGGTAATTGTATGCCATCTTTCCAAAGTTATGGCCGTCAGTGTGTATACAGAGAGTTCACTGGCAAATACTGTAAAAAATCCTGCCGCATGACATCCCGCTCCAGTTTGCCAATCGATAGCATAATTATAATATTGACTTTTGGTTTTTATATCCACAGATGCAATAAGCAAAAGATAAATTCCCATGCAAAAGTCTGCGAATGAGAGATTGCACATTAAAAATTTAGGGACGGTGAATTTTGACTTACTAGTTATTAGAATGATCAACACTATTGCATTTCCTGTAATGGCCAAAATGCTAATACACCACATAAGGATTCGGAGAAAGTTGTATCCCATTATGTCTTCGCATGGGTTGAATTCATCCGGTTTAGGGGAGCAAGCAACATTCTGCTTATCACCACAGAAATCATAGTCAAAAACTTCACTCTGGTCAAAGAGTAGTGTATCGCTCAACTCATCGTCAAGTTGTCCATATGTCTTGTTCATAGGCTTTAAATCACCATGTAGGAAAAAATGACTTTCATTGCATAATGGGTGCAATTTGGAGCTGAAAAATTATAGAGAGCATAGTTTAATAGATAATCATGGCATATATATATTTAGAAAAGGTTACTTTGACTCAGATAGCAAAGCAATTGGGATATTACGGTACAAAAAGTGTAATTCAACAACACCTAACTCAACATTAGTCAATAGCTCCTGCAGTTTTATCTTGCTTCTCTTGTGAGATAACTTTCTAAGAAAGGCTTTCAATATGATGTGTTGTGAGTCATGATAACCTTTGCTACATATGTTCTCATAATAACCAGGATAAAGCATGGAATGTGTATTTTGCCATAAAGGTAACATTGTAACAGGTTTTTCCCAACAGCCCAATTGATTTCGAAACGGGGGTTGGATGCTCAAACATTGTTCCATTCAAACAACCTAGTGAGTCAGGACCCCCATTTTTGTAATGATGGGACACTCAGCAATCATACATTTATTACAAATGTTGATTTGTTTATTGCAGACTAAGATTAGTTGCACAGTGTTCTCTATTTTGCATGGGGAAGACTTGAGCCTACATATAGCTCTATCACCTATGACAGCAGTTATAGGGCTGCTCAGATGCTACAGATGAAGCAGCTCCAAGCCTGACATCTGCAGTATGATAACATACTATCTATACTATTTGAGTAGCGCTATGCTCAATCAAAAATAATTCTGATCACATAGCATGATGCTAGTCTTGAAATGCGACGTCTATCATGTTGGAGGCTGCTACATTTGTATATGGCATTCTATCAATCCCTTAACTTCTGTACAAGTAATTATGAAACAGTTTGCATTACTAAAATTCAATCACAGGAGATAGAAGTGGGGAGTTTGTAGAGTTCACCACGCTGTGCAGTATTTCTGTCAGGGTTGGAGATCCACTGGAGGGTGCCGATGAGTGCAGCCAAAGTGAAGAGAAAGGAAGGATTTGATCCGGCACATCagtccaaataatataaaaaatatattgtatTAGTTAGACGCAAAAAAATGGTTAAAACTaaaacctgacgcgtttctggctcgCTCAGGCACCATTAGTGGAGAGATA is a window of Ranitomeya variabilis isolate aRanVar5 chromosome 2, aRanVar5.hap1, whole genome shotgun sequence DNA encoding:
- the FSHR gene encoding follicle-stimulating hormone receptor isoform X5, translating into MRLLSYMYALVLIYPSCGCHYSKSIYSCQGRKVEHVPQDIPKNASEVRFVYTKIVVIPNGTFSGFEELTNMFIYNTGIHSIPAVSRIQSLENVFLDIQDNINIKKIEKNAFAGLSQESIRLRLVQNDIEEIENYAFNGTVLHQLFLSGNQRLTTLPDLVFHGASGPEVLDISKTQISSLPHEGLDAIKKLKASHAYNLKKLPPLEKFSDLVDADLTYPSHCCAFENWKKQKSSKLHPLCNESHFFLHGDLKPMNKTYGQLDDELSDTLLFDQSEVFDYDFCGDKQNVACSPKPDEFNPCEDIMGYNFLRILMWCISILAITGNAIVLIILITSKSKFTVPKFLMCNLSFADFCMGIYLLLIASVDIKTKSQYYNYAIDWQTGAGCHAAGFFTVFASELSVYTLTAITLERWHTITYAMQLQRKVRFRHAFIIMISGWIFAFVVALLPIVGISSYMKVSICLPMDIETIPSQAYIIFLLVLNVLAFVAICICYAHIYMTVRNPDMISSNSDTKTAIRMAILIFTNFLCTAPISFFAISASLKVPLITVSNSKILLVLFYPINSCANPFLYAFFTKAFRKDFYALMSKLGCCKSQAQIFRTETSSSNLNSRNGHYTPGQKSSTGSVYTLVTLNQQNGTCNFSF
- the FSHR gene encoding follicle-stimulating hormone receptor isoform X2, which codes for MRLLSYMYALVLIYPSCGCHYSKSIYSCQGRKVEHVPQDIPKNASEVEISENYDLKSIEANVFSNNPQLQEIRIEKANSLEYIDQDAFWNLPMLKYLFIYNTGIHSIPAVSRIQSLENVFLDIQDNINIKKIEKNAFAGLSQESIRLRLVQNDIEEIENYAFNGTVLHQLFLSGNQRLTTLPDLVFHGASGPEVLDISKTQISSLPHEGLDAIKKLKASHAYNLKKLPPLEKFSDLVDADLTYPSHCCAFENWKKQKSSKLHPLCNESHFFLHGDLKPMNKTYGQLDDELSDTLLFDQSEVFDYDFCGDKQNVACSPKPDEFNPCEDIMGYNFLRILMWCISILAITGNAIVLIILITSKSKFTVPKFLMCNLSFADFCMGIYLLLIASVDIKTKSQYYNYAIDWQTGAGCHAAGFFTVFASELSVYTLTAITLERWHTITYAMQLQRKVRFRHAFIIMISGWIFAFVVALLPIVGISSYMKVSICLPMDIETIPSQAYIIFLLVLNVLAFVAICICYAHIYMTVRNPDMISSNSDTKTAIRMAILIFTNFLCTAPISFFAISASLKVPLITVSNSKILLVLFYPINSCANPFLYAFFTKAFRKDFYALMSKLGCCKSQAQIFRTETSSSNLNSRNGHYTPGQKSSTGSVYTLVTLNQQNGTCNFSF
- the FSHR gene encoding follicle-stimulating hormone receptor isoform X1, translating into MRLLSYMYALVLIYPSCGCHYSKSIYSCQGRKVEHVPQDIPKNASEVRFVYTKIVVIPNGTFSGFEELTNIEISENYDLKSIEANVFSNNPQLQEIRIEKANSLEYIDQDAFWNLPMLKYLFIYNTGIHSIPAVSRIQSLENVFLDIQDNINIKKIEKNAFAGLSQESIRLRLVQNDIEEIENYAFNGTVLHQLFLSGNQRLTTLPDLVFHGASGPEVLDISKTQISSLPHEGLDAIKKLKASHAYNLKKLPPLEKFSDLVDADLTYPSHCCAFENWKKQKSSKLHPLCNESHFFLHGDLKPMNKTYGQLDDELSDTLLFDQSEVFDYDFCGDKQNVACSPKPDEFNPCEDIMGYNFLRILMWCISILAITGNAIVLIILITSKSKFTVPKFLMCNLSFADFCMGIYLLLIASVDIKTKSQYYNYAIDWQTGAGCHAAGFFTVFASELSVYTLTAITLERWHTITYAMQLQRKVRFRHAFIIMISGWIFAFVVALLPIVGISSYMKVSICLPMDIETIPSQAYIIFLLVLNVLAFVAICICYAHIYMTVRNPDMISSNSDTKTAIRMAILIFTNFLCTAPISFFAISASLKVPLITVSNSKILLVLFYPINSCANPFLYAFFTKAFRKDFYALMSKLGCCKSQAQIFRTETSSSNLNSRNGHYTPGQKSSTGSVYTLVTLNQQNGTCNFSF
- the FSHR gene encoding follicle-stimulating hormone receptor isoform X3, which encodes MRLLSYMYALVLIYPSCGCHYSKSIYSCQGRKVEHVPQDIPKNASEVRFVYTKIVVIPNGTFSGFEELTNIRIEKANSLEYIDQDAFWNLPMLKYLFIYNTGIHSIPAVSRIQSLENVFLDIQDNINIKKIEKNAFAGLSQESIRLRLVQNDIEEIENYAFNGTVLHQLFLSGNQRLTTLPDLVFHGASGPEVLDISKTQISSLPHEGLDAIKKLKASHAYNLKKLPPLEKFSDLVDADLTYPSHCCAFENWKKQKSSKLHPLCNESHFFLHGDLKPMNKTYGQLDDELSDTLLFDQSEVFDYDFCGDKQNVACSPKPDEFNPCEDIMGYNFLRILMWCISILAITGNAIVLIILITSKSKFTVPKFLMCNLSFADFCMGIYLLLIASVDIKTKSQYYNYAIDWQTGAGCHAAGFFTVFASELSVYTLTAITLERWHTITYAMQLQRKVRFRHAFIIMISGWIFAFVVALLPIVGISSYMKVSICLPMDIETIPSQAYIIFLLVLNVLAFVAICICYAHIYMTVRNPDMISSNSDTKTAIRMAILIFTNFLCTAPISFFAISASLKVPLITVSNSKILLVLFYPINSCANPFLYAFFTKAFRKDFYALMSKLGCCKSQAQIFRTETSSSNLNSRNGHYTPGQKSSTGSVYTLVTLNQQNGTCNFSF
- the FSHR gene encoding follicle-stimulating hormone receptor isoform X4, with the protein product MRLLSYMYALVLIYPSCGCHYSKSIYSCQGRKVEHVPQDIPKNASEVRFVYTKIVVIPNGTFSGFEELTNIEISENYDLKSIEANVFSNNPQLQEIRIEKANSLEYIDQDAFWNLPMLKYLRLVQNDIEEIENYAFNGTVLHQLFLSGNQRLTTLPDLVFHGASGPEVLDISKTQISSLPHEGLDAIKKLKASHAYNLKKLPPLEKFSDLVDADLTYPSHCCAFENWKKQKSSKLHPLCNESHFFLHGDLKPMNKTYGQLDDELSDTLLFDQSEVFDYDFCGDKQNVACSPKPDEFNPCEDIMGYNFLRILMWCISILAITGNAIVLIILITSKSKFTVPKFLMCNLSFADFCMGIYLLLIASVDIKTKSQYYNYAIDWQTGAGCHAAGFFTVFASELSVYTLTAITLERWHTITYAMQLQRKVRFRHAFIIMISGWIFAFVVALLPIVGISSYMKVSICLPMDIETIPSQAYIIFLLVLNVLAFVAICICYAHIYMTVRNPDMISSNSDTKTAIRMAILIFTNFLCTAPISFFAISASLKVPLITVSNSKILLVLFYPINSCANPFLYAFFTKAFRKDFYALMSKLGCCKSQAQIFRTETSSSNLNSRNGHYTPGQKSSTGSVYTLVTLNQQNGTCNFSF